In the genome of Natronomonas salina, the window AGGGACAGGAATTGATCTACCTCCTATTGCTCCTCGGGTTCATCGTCCTCCAGACAATCACTCACCAAGCATCGATTTTCATCACCTGTACCGGGCTCGCCGCACTCATATTACTCCAGACGATAGGGACCGAAAATATTGAAATCCCATACTATCTCTCTGGGTTCTTCGCGTTCCTGGTGTTGGTGGTTTCGTGGTTTGTAACCCGAACTGGAGAAGGTTCCCAGTCATTCTTAGAGAAAGTCATTGCGGCGCTCGTCGATGGCTTAACGAGCGCTGGTGGTCGGTCTAGTACATTCCCCCAATCGGAACGCTATGCAGTAGCAGGCGCCAACGCACTTCCGATAGATCATCTAGTGGGGCTCGCCATACTCCTATTCTTAGCTGTCCTCGGGATGTTGGCAGTACTTAGGTACGAATCCAGAGATAAACAGGTGATTGGAATGATGTTTGCAGGAGTGGTGGGTGTTTATTCCTTCTTCATCTTTAGCGGCCCCCTCATCTCGTTCTCAGTTGGATTACCTTTCCGCTGGTTCATATTCATGTACATCCCCGCAGTCATCCTGGCGGCATATGGACTGAAAACGCTCAGTGGCGAAGTTGCTGGACTGTCCAACGCGACGACCGCAATGCTCCTGATTTGTCTCCTCGCAGCACCTTATATCGTCTCCATGGGTGGGAGTAAATCAGGTGCGCCCGACAACCCGGTCCTAGGTGGGCCTGGCGCAGACCGACTGGGTACCACCACGCAAGAAGAGGCCAGCTACGAGTTCGTCACCCAGTATAACACGAACGGCGTCGTTGCGGATAAGTTTGCCCGACAACAACTCCAGCGTCATTACACCCATCCTGCGGAGAGCTACCAGGTGGATGCTCAGACGCATAATATTACGAATCCACCCGACACTCAATATTTATATCGAGATTACGATCGAACGGATAGAGGCCCGTTGCAAATCCACCATGATAACCGGTTGTGGGACGTCCGTGGACCGATTCCATATCCAGGGGGTTCACCGGTCTACTCAAATGGGAGAGTAGAGGTGATTGACGGGCAGAACAAAAGTAGTCAAGAACGGGCTGGAGATCCGCGACCATTCGCTCAGATACACCCATTAGTCATATTTTTGGTATGAGTGTTATTATTGAGCGCATCTTTGTCTCGTAGCGGGCGGGCAGCTTGCTTAGTATTGGATCTACTTCGTCTGGTGAGAAAACCCCGAGTGCAATCGTCCCGACACTATACAACGCAAACCCAACGATGGGAACAACAGCTAAGGATACTAATGGGGGAAGGAGCCAAGCCAGTCCAAAGATAGGTCCTGCAGAAAGAAGAGCGACTAGTATAATCCGAAGGAATCGAACGTCTGCAAAGAGGGAGTAGCCGAGCAATCGGGCTGCAAGAGCTTGGAATATGACGAGACTGCCGTATCCTATGGACGTTGCGATAGCGGCACCTGCCATGCCATAACGAGGTATCAGAAGGAGATTCAGACCGAGATTTATAGCGGCGCATGCTCCTGTTGCGAGGATAAGCGGGCGGAGTGATCGTTGAGCTTGATTGATCGCGAGCGACGGCCGGGCTGTTGCAAATCCGACGACCCCGGGGAGAAGTAGCAGTAACGGGAGTATTGATGGGCGAAACTCTTCGCCAAGGTATAGTGGCACGAAGGCGTCTGCAAGCGCTGCCACTCCCATCACCACTAAGACGGTGAACCCCAGGGAAAATCGAGTTGTTATGGTCGCTCTCTGCTGAATCAGGGTCAAATTCCCTTCGTCCCAGTGGTTCGACATCCGTTGAAGAAGAGCGAGCTGGAGTGACCCTGGGATGATCCACAATGTTTCAGCGATCATCAGTGATCCCTTGTAGTATCCGACGATCTGCTCTCGTTCGTATTGTTGGAGGATGAGAATATCGACGTGGTAGAGTGACATCAGGAGGCCAAAATAGAACATCGTACTGACCGTGTATCTGTAAATAGAATTCCTGGGAAGTTGGACCGAGCTAGTCGATAAAATAGCGCCGATATCTAGATATTTTGTTAACGCAAATAGGGCAAGTAGAGAGGCAACTGCGGTCGCTAAGATGTGGGCGATCATGACCCCAGCTACGTCATATCCGAGATAGGCGGCTGAGAGGGCAGTAGCAACGAACAGGAAGCGCTGGAATACTTTGATGGGTTCTGAGTAGGTCTCTAATTGTAACCCCATCAAGGTCCTGAGAAGGAAGTCAAATGACTGCCTGCTAATTGCATAAATAGCGAGTAGATAGAACAACGCCACGAATCCGGTTCCAAATACGCGTTCGACGATCCCTGTTACGGCTCCTGCCAGGAAGGAGAAGGAGATCAGTAGCGCTAAGGCTAGTGCGATTTGCCCGATCTTTCCGAAGACCGCTGTTTGCCATTCGAGGTCATCGTTCTCGGAGATGAACTTCCGGATAGCATCATTCGTTCCAGAGCCCATGACGAAGTTCGCAACTGCAAATACTGAGAGGATTACAGCATATCGGCCGTAGGAACTAGGCCCTAGAAACCGAACGAGCAAGGGCGTGAAAATCACCCCCGCCAGGAGGATCGCGATTCGGGCCCCTGCGATCGAGAGGAAGCCTGAAGCGAGTGACCGAGACACATTTGTGGGTGAACTAGAGATACTAAAACAATTACGTAGTTAAGCAGTGGCGCATAATCGACCGGAGGCCCGATCCGTTCGTCCACCACCGAAAATACGGGATTCACTCCAGACTCCGACCAGTTACCGCTCCGAGAGATATCTTCGATACCCCCTTGGAAAAGTGGTGAACTACCCCACCCTGCGTGGCCTGACGGCCTCGCTGAGGACGGGGCTTCCTGTTTCTACGACGCGCTTTGCAGGAACCGAATCGGTCCCCACAGGGAGTGCAGTCTCCGCAGGCACTGAATCGGGGTGAACCACCCCTACTTGATCGAGACCGCGTGAAAGGATGTTGTACGCCGCATTGAGATCGCGGTCCGCTTCGAACCCACACGAGGGACACGAGTGTTCGCGCACCCACAGTGGCTTGTCGGTCGAAACGCCGCACTCGGAACACTCTTTGGTCGTTCCGCGTGGATCGACGGCGACGAAGTGCGTCCCTTCTCGCTCACACTTGTATTCGAGCAGCCGCAGGAACGTCCCCCAGGCCGCTCCGGCGCGATTGCGGCTGTTCGACGGCAGTTCCATCAACCCCTTCACGTCAAGGTCTTCGACCGCTACGAGATCGTATTCCCGCGCGTAGTAGTTCGAGAGCTTGTGCAGGAAATCCCGCCGTTTTCGCGTCAGGTCGGCGTGGCGTCGGGCGACGACGCGCTGTTGCTTGCGGTAGTTGTTCGACCCGTGGTCCTTCCGTGAGAGGTTGCGTTGGGCGCGCTCCAACCGTTCGCGTTCGTCCGAGAGGTCGGGACCGTCGACGGCGGTTCCGTCGCTGTCGTGAGCATACGTCAGGATTCCTACGTCGATCCCGACGCATTTCTCGGGGTTCTCGGGCTTCGTGGGCGCGTCGTTTTCGGTTTCGATTCCGAGGATGGCGAACCACTCGCCGGTCGGCTCCTGCTTCACGACAACTTCCTTGATCGATGCGTCGTCGGGGACCTCGCGGTGGTAGACCAGTGGGATATCGCCGATCTTGGAAAGAGAGAGTACAGGCCGACCGCTCGTGTTGTTGAGCTCGAAGCCGGTCTGACTGTACGTGATCGAACGGTATTCCTGCGGGGATTTCCACTTGAGTTCGCCGACGCGGTAGCCGTTGGCCTTCCGGCCTTTGAGCGTCGAGAGGTTGTCGTACAAGCGTTGTACGACTTTTTGAAGGACCTTCGAGTGAACGTCCTGCAGGTCTGGCCACTCGCCTTTGAGGTCCGGAAGGATAGACTGTTCTGAGTAGGCGGAGGTGTCGTCTACTCGGTTGAGTCGGTGCAGGAAGTGGTTGTAGACCTGTCGGCAGGTATCGACAGTCCACGCTAACCGCTCGTGGAGTTCGTCGGTCGGTTTGAGCCGATACCTGTAGTTGTAGCGCATTTATGATGGGTTACTCGTCGTCGGCTGGATCGGTGACGCGGACGACCTTGACGGTGGCACCTCGCCACCGCTTCGGGACGAGGACGTGGGCACCGTTGCCGGTGGGTTTGACCTCGGATTCGTGGACTTCGTGGCCTTCGATCTCGTACCGATCCATAACCAATGTTTATACGAGGTAGAAACATAAAGCCACCGATTGATTGCACTGCGGGACGGCAGTATCGCATTGATGAAAAGCGATGACAGCGCTGTATCCCCTTCCTACTCGCTCCCTTCGGTCGCTCGTTGAGGAAGGGGCCTTAGCGCCTGCGGTTAGGTAAATACCGCCCCGCCATGGTTTTGGTGACATCCTCCCCGCCGTAAACGGCGAGGCTTCCCACGCCCACCAAAAGGGCGGTTCGTTGGTCTCTTCGGGTTCCCGGCCCGACAAGCCGGAGGGGGTGCCACGCCCCCGTTACTCCTATCCCGCATGGGACTCGGAGATACCTTGTTGTTTGCTGTCGGTCCGCGCGTCCACGGGCTTACGTTTTGATAGGGCAAACACCGAGTCAACTGCCAGTTTGTGGACCGTCGAGACACGACGAGAATCCGTCGCGGCGACAACAGAATAGACGTGCGGGAAGCACTCAAACCTGCCGATTCGACCGTTTGGTTCCCTAAGACGACGCTGTATCCCCGCCCTAAAAGGCGAGGTTTTAGCGCCTGCAACCACAGATAACCCGTATGACCGGTTTGATGTCGAGAGTATCTCACAGCCGAATTCTGGAGAGGTTGGTGAAGATACGGACGACCATACGCAAGGTTGGGCTCTCTGGGCTTTGTAAGGAGGTATGGCTTACACTTGTCATTCGAGGACCGCTCTATCCATTGTTTAGTTTCGTATTCGATCGGGTAACACACGAGAAGATCGCTCAAGCACCCTGTGTCGGATATTGGCCACGATTGGAACACCCGCAGACATTCAATGAAAAGATCTCGAACAGGAAATTCTTCTCCGATTCGGAACTATACACCACTGTCTCTGACAAACATGCTGTCAGAGGATTTGTGAGGGGCAAAGACTGCGAAGAGACCCTAAATAGCCTCTATTTTGTTACTGATGATCCTCGTGAGATACCATTCGAATCACTGCCCCAGGAATTCGTCGTGAAGGCTACGCACGGCTCTGGCCAGGTCCATATAGTGGATGAGAAGAGAAAGGAAGATTACGACGAGATCCGGTCCAAGTGTGAAGAGTGGTTATCGCAGGATTTCGGAACCAGAAATGCGGAATACTGGTATACGAACATTGAGCCGAAAATCATCGTCGAAGAACGAATGCAAGTAGAGGGTCGGGAAGTCCCGCTCGATTACAAAGTATTTGTTTTCGATGGGAATGCCGAGTATATCCAAGTGAATATCGACCGATTCTCCGACTTATCAGAACGGTTCTACGACACCGACTGGTCCCCGATGGAGTTTACCCACGCATACGAGAAGGGGCCGCTGGTAGATGAGCCAGATAATCTGGATGAATTACTCGAAGTCGCAGAGAGAATCGGTGACGAATTCGACTTCGCTCGCGTCGATCTCTACGATACCGCTGATGGGATCAGATTTGGCGAGATAACATTAGCCCCAGGGTCTGGATATCTCTGGTTTCGGCCCAAGGAATGGGATTTTACACTGGGTTCACTCTGGTGACTTCTCCCGGGGAATATCTGCCACGCTACGACGGTAGTAGGATTCTTAACTCCAGACGTGGCTACTCAGTACCATGACTAGGAATATCGTTCTGATTGTGTTAGATACTGTTCGCAAAGATTACTTTGACAGATATGCGTCAAGAATACCAAAGGCCTCCGGCACATCGTTTTCGAACTGCAGGGCAGCCAGCTCCTGGAGTGTGCCCAGCCACGCATCCATATTCACTGGATTGCTCCCCCATCAGCACGACATCCACTCGGAGAGTTTCGACGCGGATTTCGATTTTGGAGAGAGGTTACATAATCCTTCGATTTTTGAGAACCTCCAAGAGTACACCACGTTTGGCATAAGTTCGAATCTATATATCAATGAGGAATTTGGGTTTGATTCTCTCTTCGACGAATTCACCGATCACTCTATTGGAACGCATTACACTGCTGCCCCCTTCCCCGAAGTTTCAACCGATCTCACGTCGGATGCCGACTCCTGGTTCGCAAAACAGGTTCACGGGTTTCGAAAGGCGCTACAAAGCGAGAATCCGTTCAAGAGTCTCTGTAACGGTGTCTGGTATACCTTCGGCGATACAATCGAGCGGTTACCGCTTCCTCGAGTCGGCGACAATGGAGCAAAGGCGAATGCGAATGGGATAAGAGAGTTTGCTGAACGGACTGATGGGCCGTTCTTCGTGTTCGCGAATTTTATGGATGCACACAATCCCCTTCAGAATTCCCTGGTATACGAGCAGAGCCTCCATTCAGCCTCGAATTCCTGGTCCTCTAACGAGAAGGATAAGTGGGAGTTGTTGATTGAAGGTTCGGAATCAGAACAGTATAGAAACAATTATCGGGATTTGTATGGGGCGTCCATAGAGTATCTCGACAGAGTAGTAGATGAACTGGTAGATGACCTGGATTCAGCAACGGCGAACGAGACGACGGTGCTGATCACTGCGGACCACGGGCATAATCTAGGCTATGAGCACGAGGATGGATACTATCATCATACTGCAAGCCTGTCCGAAGGGATTCTACACGTCCCCCTAGAGGTCATCAATCCGCCCGAATCTTGGCCGGATGAAGTGCCAGAGTACGTTTCGCAGATCCAGTTACCGTCTCTGATTGCGGCTATCAAAGAGGAAACCTGGGACGATGCGCTCATACCAGAAACGCCAGTGGTAGCAGAGAATATAGGCTTGCTAGGCGAAACGAGCGAGATAGATTACGACGGTGAACGAGATGTTGATCGTGATTTCTGGAACCGCATGATCCGGTGTGGGTACGTAGATGAGTCGAAATATGAGTGGGACTCGGAAGGTGGCCGCTACAAATACAGACTGGACCAACAAAAACCGTGTTGGCAAGAGCTGGTCGAATCAGATTGTGAGATTCCCGCTGATCTCCGAGAACGGTTCGATGAGAGTCTAGAAGCCTATAAATCGCAGTGGGAGAAATCGAATCAAAACCTTTCCTTCGATGAGGGTGTTGCAGACAATCTAAAAGATCTCGGGTACTTGTAAACCCGGTTCGAATGGTGGTTGTCGAACTGAGTCTCCGTTCCAAGGTCGCCAGAGCCCGATACGCGAATTACGTCATCCTTCGAAACTGCCGGCACGTACTGAGAGATACCAAAACTGATACCGCCGCCGTGACTGAAACCTAGCAGATGGCAACCAAACGTGTCCTGATCACGGGCGGGGCGGGCTTCATCGGCGGGCATATCGCCGAAGGGCTCGCCGCGGGGGGTCACGACGTCACGGTCCTCGACAACTTCGAACCGTATTACGACCTCGGAATCAAGGAACACAACGTCGACGCCGCCAAGCAGGCCGCCGAGGAGAACGGCGGCACCTACGAACTAGTCAAAGCGTCCATTACGGACGCTGAGAAAGTCGCCGACCTCGTCGCCGACGTCGACGCCCTCTACCACCAGGCCGCCCAGGCCGGCGTCCGTAAGAGCGTCGAGGAGCCCGCCAAAGTCAACAGCTACAACGTCGACGGCACGATCAACGTCCTCGAGGCAGCCCGCAAACACGACATCGAGCGGGCCGTCATCGCCTCCTCGTCGTCGGTGTACGGCAAACCAGAGTACCTGCCGTACGATGAGGAGCATCCGACGACACCGGTCTCGCCGTACGGCGTCTCCAAGCTCGCCACAGAGCAGTACGCCCGCGTCTACAACGAGATCTACGGCCTGCCGACCGTCGCCCTCCGCTATTTCACGGTCTACGGCCCGCGGATGCGTCCGAACATGGCGTTCACGAACTTCGTCTCGCGGTGCCTCCACGGCGAACCGCCAGTCATCTACGGTGACGGCTCGCAGACGCGTGATTTCACCTACAAGGACGACATCGTCCGCGTCAACGAACAGCTGTTAGAAGACGACAGCGCCGATGGTGAGATCATGAACATCGGCAGCACGGACAATATCGACATCCTCACACTCGCCGAGATCATCCGCGACGAGATCGACTCGAGCCTCGAAATCGAGTTCGACGAGGCCCGAACGGGCGACGCCGAACACACCCACGCCGACATCTCGAAGGCGAACGAACTACTCGGCTACGAACCGACCATCGACATCCGCGAAGGGACACGGACGTTCATCGACTGGTACCGAGACAACGAGGCGTGGTACGACCCGCTCGTCCGGAACTCCTGAGCAAACTGGCCGTTCCCTCCCGCTCGATTCCGTCGCACTGTTACAGAATGGCACAAGCATTATCGGGTCAAACAATCTGGCTGTACTCGTCAACGTCTGGAAGGCTGCTGCTCAAACTGAAACGGGTCGCTTCTCGTCGCTCGCCTCCGACTGCCAGGACACCAGTTTGAAGAGCACGGCAGAGAGGTCGTATGGGCGTTGACATCCCCTCACCCCTGAGGTGGTGGGCTTCCGCTCGTTAACTGTCATGTCTTACTCGCTTGGTGACGTCGAAAACATCGTCTGCATACCTCCGAAAACGAGGAATCCGAAGACGAGGACTGCAAGCACACTACTGCTGCTCCAGTTGAACAAGCGATAGGCCTCGAACTGCTGATGGGCAGTGAAGCCGACCCCGAGTGCAAGCGCTGCCACACTGGCACCGCCCTCAGCCTCACGCCCTTCTCGCAGTCCAGCTAACAGACTCGACGCCATCAGCATTGCGTACGCGGCGCCGCCGAGCAGGCCAGCGCGAATCGCGACCGTGAGATAAGAGTTATGTGGACTCCATTCTGCGCCCCCTTGATACGGGGCGATGTATGCGCCAGGGTCCACAAACCCTGCTCCAAGGAGCGACGGTTGCTCCAGAATCGCGGCGACTGCTGGATACCAGCGATCTGCACGGGTCGGGATGTCTTCGGGCAGCCAGAGAAACCCGGTATGGACGGCGGCGATCCCACTCACCAGATAGACGAACCCGCCCACGACGGCGATCGGTACCGCGCTACGACCGAACACCATGTACGCGACGTAGACGCCGAGTGCCATCGGTGTAATCACCCAGAGCGCGCGACCATACGACAGCGCCAGTCCAGCAGCGTTGACGCCCAACAACAGCACAGGAACGAATAGCGTCCAGCGCGGGCGTTCCCGCACGACCGTCTGATGAAACTCAGCGACCGCACAAACCAATCCAGCGAACACGACCACTGCGAAGGCGTTCCGATTGACGAAAAGGGATCGAGTCGCCCGGACCTCGACGTCGAGAACCGGTATCGTGTACGCCCCGTGGAACGTGAACGACATCCCGAATAGCGTGTACTCACCGATGACGTAGATCGGCAGCGCCAGTATCACCAAGCCGGCCGAGAAGCGATTGACCGCCCAGAGGAACTGCTCGCGAGAGAGGTACTGTGGCAACGCCACGATCCCGACCGCCATGATTGTCCCGTACCAGAAGGGCTGGCGGGCCT includes:
- a CDS encoding SDR family NAD(P)-dependent oxidoreductase; the encoded protein is MATKRVLITGGAGFIGGHIAEGLAAGGHDVTVLDNFEPYYDLGIKEHNVDAAKQAAEENGGTYELVKASITDAEKVADLVADVDALYHQAAQAGVRKSVEEPAKVNSYNVDGTINVLEAARKHDIERAVIASSSSVYGKPEYLPYDEEHPTTPVSPYGVSKLATEQYARVYNEIYGLPTVALRYFTVYGPRMRPNMAFTNFVSRCLHGEPPVIYGDGSQTRDFTYKDDIVRVNEQLLEDDSADGEIMNIGSTDNIDILTLAEIIRDEIDSSLEIEFDEARTGDAEHTHADISKANELLGYEPTIDIREGTRTFIDWYRDNEAWYDPLVRNS
- a CDS encoding sulfatase-like hydrolase/transferase, with protein sequence MTRNIVLIVLDTVRKDYFDRYASRIPKASGTSFSNCRAASSWSVPSHASIFTGLLPHQHDIHSESFDADFDFGERLHNPSIFENLQEYTTFGISSNLYINEEFGFDSLFDEFTDHSIGTHYTAAPFPEVSTDLTSDADSWFAKQVHGFRKALQSENPFKSLCNGVWYTFGDTIERLPLPRVGDNGAKANANGIREFAERTDGPFFVFANFMDAHNPLQNSLVYEQSLHSASNSWSSNEKDKWELLIEGSESEQYRNNYRDLYGASIEYLDRVVDELVDDLDSATANETTVLITADHGHNLGYEHEDGYYHHTASLSEGILHVPLEVINPPESWPDEVPEYVSQIQLPSLIAAIKEETWDDALIPETPVVAENIGLLGETSEIDYDGERDVDRDFWNRMIRCGYVDESKYEWDSEGGRYKYRLDQQKPCWQELVESDCEIPADLRERFDESLEAYKSQWEKSNQNLSFDEGVADNLKDLGYL
- a CDS encoding ATP-grasp fold amidoligase family protein produces the protein MTGLMSRVSHSRILERLVKIRTTIRKVGLSGLCKEVWLTLVIRGPLYPLFSFVFDRVTHEKIAQAPCVGYWPRLEHPQTFNEKISNRKFFSDSELYTTVSDKHAVRGFVRGKDCEETLNSLYFVTDDPREIPFESLPQEFVVKATHGSGQVHIVDEKRKEDYDEIRSKCEEWLSQDFGTRNAEYWYTNIEPKIIVEERMQVEGREVPLDYKVFVFDGNAEYIQVNIDRFSDLSERFYDTDWSPMEFTHAYEKGPLVDEPDNLDELLEVAERIGDEFDFARVDLYDTADGIRFGEITLAPGSGYLWFRPKEWDFTLGSLW
- a CDS encoding glycosyltransferase family 39 protein; this encodes MKAMIPRLSSELTKILPILRTVIFSRKFLTGLLLIASLAGAGVAVILPNAYTYLVPPALFFSAVISFKQRETPEWPTINIDPRVPLLVYFVTVSGIVYTYYSSGVLVGRPWKIHLGLMVLYLLTIPLITSSAPRWVSISAIVLAASLHRGLGYYASATQYGLDALFHNRVVGEIAAQGTISPLSATSLAEGKYYFAPVYYALTAQAEIVTSATTRDVVFLIASLGSIVTIILIVYSLATTIFEEENGLYAALLIASADFALYWSLLPQPNLLGAVFFALILYFYIRYLKGQELIYLLLLLGFIVLQTITHQASIFITCTGLAALILLQTIGTENIEIPYYLSGFFAFLVLVVSWFVTRTGEGSQSFLEKVIAALVDGLTSAGGRSSTFPQSERYAVAGANALPIDHLVGLAILLFLAVLGMLAVLRYESRDKQVIGMMFAGVVGVYSFFIFSGPLISFSVGLPFRWFIFMYIPAVILAAYGLKTLSGEVAGLSNATTAMLLICLLAAPYIVSMGGSKSGAPDNPVLGGPGADRLGTTTQEEASYEFVTQYNTNGVVADKFARQQLQRHYTHPAESYQVDAQTHNITNPPDTQYLYRDYDRTDRGPLQIHHDNRLWDVRGPIPYPGGSPVYSNGRVEVIDGQNKSSQERAGDPRPFAQIHPLVIFLV
- a CDS encoding RNA-guided endonuclease InsQ/TnpB family protein, coding for MRYNYRYRLKPTDELHERLAWTVDTCRQVYNHFLHRLNRVDDTSAYSEQSILPDLKGEWPDLQDVHSKVLQKVVQRLYDNLSTLKGRKANGYRVGELKWKSPQEYRSITYSQTGFELNNTSGRPVLSLSKIGDIPLVYHREVPDDASIKEVVVKQEPTGEWFAILGIETENDAPTKPENPEKCVGIDVGILTYAHDSDGTAVDGPDLSDERERLERAQRNLSRKDHGSNNYRKQQRVVARRHADLTRKRRDFLHKLSNYYAREYDLVAVEDLDVKGLMELPSNSRNRAGAAWGTFLRLLEYKCEREGTHFVAVDPRGTTKECSECGVSTDKPLWVREHSCPSCGFEADRDLNAAYNILSRGLDQVGVVHPDSVPAETALPVGTDSVPAKRVVETGSPVLSEAVRPRRVG
- a CDS encoding DUF2080 family transposase-associated protein, whose protein sequence is MDRYEIEGHEVHESEVKPTGNGAHVLVPKRWRGATVKVVRVTDPADDE
- a CDS encoding O-antigen ligase family protein; the protein is MAVLGVAVLGAAPGGPEWIGPRQVASGMMLLTSALVVGHILLTDWTDFESDLDPYRYSVQVLLLFVLFLILSQSATAGYGLVFDRATSSLVVFLVLIGFCVLANDPRRYSSLQWLVIGCIATVAGIFFYHALSISITSSQARQPFWYGTIMAVGIVALPQYLSREQFLWAVNRFSAGLVILALPIYVIGEYTLFGMSFTFHGAYTIPVLDVEVRATRSLFVNRNAFAVVVFAGLVCAVAEFHQTVVRERPRWTLFVPVLLLGVNAAGLALSYGRALWVITPMALGVYVAYMVFGRSAVPIAVVGGFVYLVSGIAAVHTGFLWLPEDIPTRADRWYPAVAAILEQPSLLGAGFVDPGAYIAPYQGGAEWSPHNSYLTVAIRAGLLGGAAYAMLMASSLLAGLREGREAEGGASVAALALGVGFTAHQQFEAYRLFNWSSSSVLAVLVFGFLVFGGMQTMFSTSPSE
- a CDS encoding lipopolysaccharide biosynthesis protein is translated as MSRSLASGFLSIAGARIAILLAGVIFTPLLVRFLGPSSYGRYAVILSVFAVANFVMGSGTNDAIRKFISENDDLEWQTAVFGKIGQIALALALLISFSFLAGAVTGIVERVFGTGFVALFYLLAIYAISRQSFDFLLRTLMGLQLETYSEPIKVFQRFLFVATALSAAYLGYDVAGVMIAHILATAVASLLALFALTKYLDIGAILSTSSVQLPRNSIYRYTVSTMFYFGLLMSLYHVDILILQQYEREQIVGYYKGSLMIAETLWIIPGSLQLALLQRMSNHWDEGNLTLIQQRATITTRFSLGFTVLVVMGVAALADAFVPLYLGEEFRPSILPLLLLLPGVVGFATARPSLAINQAQRSLRPLILATGACAAINLGLNLLLIPRYGMAGAAIATSIGYGSLVIFQALAARLLGYSLFADVRFLRIILVALLSAGPIFGLAWLLPPLVSLAVVPIVGFALYSVGTIALGVFSPDEVDPILSKLPARYETKMRSIITLIPKI